From a single Labrenzia sp. PHM005 genomic region:
- a CDS encoding efflux RND transporter permease subunit — protein sequence MARFAVENAKFVWFAVIMLVLGGIGAYTQLGQLEDPEFTIKTAVIATPYPGASAEEVEQEVTERIELKLQEIKEIKYIESTSRPGISSIKVEIQPRFWSDELPQIWDTLRRKIRDVESSLPPGAGRPAVNDDFGDVFGLLMAVTSDGFSYRDLKDYSDFLQRELSLVDGVGRVDLWGDRGRVLYFDVREENLVELGISEITLEQTIQNQNAVVDSGSVNINEYRMRIAPTGAFLSPRDIEDLVIRPTATDAAQAGRSDRQNSIRLGQIGTIREGYAEPPQALMRYDGKQAIGLAISFQPGVNVVKVGQAVDARIAELIPRLPIGIEVDKVHWQSDDVDLAVKSFLISLAQAVVIVLVVLTLTMGLRMGIIIGTGLLLTILATFIVLAMLGIDLQRMSLGALIIALGMMVDNSIVVADGATVRMAQGMDRKQAAIEAASRPSISLLGATIIAVMAFYPIFASLESAGEYCRTLFSVVGIALIASWVISMTVTPLQCVAMLPEPKEGAGGAAFDTGLFAVYRRVLRMAIRARYLTIGVAVAALVAAGISFGSVQQLFFPTSAMTKFMVDYYAPEGTRIEAVSAAVGNIESKLETDERVTGIASFIGAGPPRFYLPVDPEPTNPAYAQLIVNVEDYREIPDIAKALQVWMRENHPEAKAFVRQFGVGPSYSWPFEVRFIGPADADPTELRAIGDRAVAILDNHPWTKVAYTDWREKVWKAVPEYDQDRARWTGIVPEDLARTTKRAYDGRQIGLYREGDELIPIMLRHIEEDTAAVDNFEFLQIQSQISTNPVPLAQVVSGVETRSENPMVNRRDRRRTLMVQANQIDAVTFATYRAAVLADFEALADDLPPGYVMEWGGEHEGTVDAQASLIPGMLPAVAVMALIVVALFNAYRVPLVIFLVIPFAIIGITPSLLFTGTPFGFVALLGAMSLSGMMIKNSIVLIDEINDNLGRGQPAYDAVLNAGASRLRPVALAAATTVLGVIPLLPDVFWIGLAITLMGGLTVGTILTMVMVPVFYATLHGIKVPGGDDNREASPPLENASTV from the coding sequence ATGGCCCGGTTTGCAGTAGAAAACGCCAAGTTCGTCTGGTTTGCCGTCATCATGCTGGTGTTGGGCGGGATCGGCGCTTACACCCAGCTCGGCCAGCTGGAAGATCCAGAATTCACAATCAAAACCGCTGTAATCGCTACGCCATATCCCGGTGCCAGCGCGGAAGAAGTGGAGCAGGAAGTTACCGAACGGATAGAGCTCAAGCTCCAGGAAATTAAGGAAATCAAGTACATCGAGAGCACGAGCCGGCCTGGCATTTCGAGCATCAAGGTCGAGATCCAGCCCAGGTTCTGGTCCGATGAACTCCCGCAGATCTGGGACACACTTCGCCGTAAAATCCGTGATGTGGAGAGCTCTTTGCCACCGGGTGCCGGCCGGCCGGCGGTCAATGATGACTTTGGAGATGTCTTCGGCCTGCTGATGGCCGTGACATCTGACGGATTTTCCTACCGGGACTTGAAAGACTACTCAGACTTCCTGCAGCGGGAATTGTCTCTCGTCGATGGAGTTGGCCGGGTCGACCTTTGGGGAGACCGCGGCCGAGTTCTCTATTTTGATGTGCGCGAGGAAAATCTCGTCGAACTTGGAATTTCTGAAATCACCTTGGAGCAGACCATCCAGAACCAGAATGCGGTGGTCGATTCCGGTTCGGTCAACATCAATGAGTACCGGATGCGGATTGCGCCGACTGGAGCGTTTCTCTCGCCGCGCGACATTGAAGATCTGGTCATCCGGCCGACGGCAACAGATGCCGCCCAGGCTGGCCGCAGCGACCGGCAGAACTCCATCAGGCTTGGTCAGATTGGCACAATCCGCGAAGGGTATGCGGAACCGCCGCAAGCGCTTATGCGTTACGATGGCAAACAAGCTATAGGCTTGGCGATCTCCTTTCAGCCTGGGGTGAATGTGGTCAAGGTTGGCCAAGCCGTTGATGCCCGAATTGCCGAACTGATACCGCGGCTGCCGATTGGCATTGAGGTCGACAAGGTTCATTGGCAGTCAGATGACGTTGATCTCGCCGTCAAGAGTTTTCTAATCAGCTTGGCTCAGGCCGTTGTGATTGTTCTGGTGGTTCTGACGCTGACCATGGGCCTGCGCATGGGGATCATTATCGGCACCGGTCTTTTGCTGACGATCCTTGCCACTTTCATCGTTCTGGCGATGCTGGGTATCGACCTGCAGCGCATGTCGCTCGGGGCGCTCATCATCGCGCTCGGCATGATGGTGGACAATTCGATTGTGGTTGCCGATGGCGCGACCGTGCGCATGGCGCAAGGCATGGACCGAAAACAAGCCGCGATCGAGGCGGCCAGCCGGCCGTCGATTTCGCTGCTTGGAGCGACCATCATCGCTGTCATGGCGTTTTACCCGATCTTTGCCTCGCTTGAGAGCGCCGGTGAATATTGCCGGACGCTGTTTTCAGTTGTCGGCATTGCTTTGATTGCCAGCTGGGTCATCTCCATGACCGTAACGCCGCTGCAATGTGTTGCCATGCTCCCTGAGCCGAAAGAAGGCGCTGGGGGAGCGGCATTCGATACAGGACTGTTTGCCGTCTACCGGCGGGTTCTCCGGATGGCGATCCGAGCGCGCTATCTGACGATCGGTGTTGCCGTTGCAGCACTGGTTGCAGCAGGAATTTCGTTTGGCTCCGTGCAGCAGCTCTTCTTCCCGACATCGGCCATGACGAAGTTCATGGTCGATTATTATGCGCCGGAAGGCACCCGGATTGAGGCGGTTTCGGCCGCCGTTGGCAATATTGAATCGAAACTGGAAACCGATGAGCGGGTCACCGGGATTGCCAGTTTCATTGGAGCAGGGCCACCGCGCTTTTATCTGCCGGTCGATCCAGAGCCAACCAATCCGGCCTATGCACAGTTGATCGTCAATGTGGAGGATTATCGCGAAATCCCGGATATCGCCAAAGCGCTGCAAGTCTGGATGCGGGAAAACCATCCGGAAGCAAAAGCCTTTGTGCGCCAGTTCGGTGTGGGGCCAAGTTATTCGTGGCCGTTTGAAGTCCGGTTTATCGGCCCGGCGGATGCAGATCCGACCGAATTGCGGGCGATCGGCGATCGGGCCGTCGCAATCCTCGACAATCATCCCTGGACAAAGGTTGCCTACACCGATTGGCGGGAAAAGGTCTGGAAGGCCGTACCGGAATATGATCAGGACCGTGCCCGCTGGACAGGTATCGTACCCGAAGACCTCGCCCGTACCACTAAACGGGCCTATGACGGCCGGCAGATCGGTTTGTATCGCGAAGGCGACGAGCTCATCCCTATCATGTTGCGGCATATCGAAGAAGACACGGCCGCAGTCGATAACTTCGAGTTCCTGCAGATCCAATCTCAGATTTCAACCAACCCTGTACCTTTGGCGCAAGTGGTCAGTGGTGTCGAAACAAGAAGCGAAAACCCAATGGTCAACCGGCGGGATCGCCGGCGTACCCTGATGGTTCAGGCCAATCAGATCGATGCTGTTACATTCGCGACTTACCGGGCTGCAGTGCTGGCCGATTTCGAAGCTTTGGCGGACGACCTGCCGCCAGGCTATGTCATGGAATGGGGCGGGGAACACGAAGGCACTGTGGATGCTCAAGCGTCCCTCATTCCGGGGATGCTGCCGGCGGTGGCTGTCATGGCGCTGATCGTGGTTGCGCTCTTTAATGCCTACCGGGTGCCTCTGGTCATCTTTCTGGTCATCCCCTTTGCGATCATTGGCATCACACCCAGCTTGTTGTTCACCGGGACGCCCTTCGGGTTTGTGGCATTGCTCGGCGCGATGAGTCTCTCCGGCATGATGATCAAGAACTCCATCGTTTTGATTGATGAGATCAATGACAATCTGGGGCGGGGGCAACCTGCTTATGATGCGGTTTTGAATGCGGGCGCCTCGCGCTTACGGCCGGTGGCCTTGGCAGCGGCAACAACCGTGCTGGGCGTCATTCCTCTGTTGCCGGATGTGTTCTGGATCGGATTGGCGATCACCCTCATGGGCGGGCTGACGGTTGGCACCATTCTCACAATGGTCATGGTGCCGGTCTTTTATGCAACGCTTCATGGGATCAAGGTGCCGGGCGGCGATGACAACCGGGAGGCCTCTCCACCATTGGAAAACGCTTCAACTGTATAA